A window of the Cystobacter fuscus genome harbors these coding sequences:
- the nadE gene encoding NAD(+) synthase yields MKFSKQVLEMDWEAKAASLSEGLREAVLKKLRRRGLVVAVSGGIDSACVAALAVRALGPDRVFGLLLPERDSSGLSSTLGRELCEKLGIQYTLQDIAPMLEAAGCYQQRDDAVRSVFPEFQPDMKWKIVMHGDRLNTDALNVSYVVVQVNGEEKRFRLTPRAYVQIVAATNFKQRVRKMMEYFHADRLSFAASGTPNRLEYDQGFFVKLGDGSADVKPIASLYKTQTYKLARHLGVIDGILNREPTTDTFSLEQSQEDFYFSVHYAQLDLLMWAKNHGLSPEEVSAEMGLTPKQVQRVFDDIDQKRRTTAYLHSAPLLLEPVPELTPYKIS; encoded by the coding sequence ATGAAGTTCTCCAAGCAGGTATTGGAAATGGACTGGGAGGCCAAGGCGGCCTCGCTCTCCGAGGGGCTGCGCGAGGCGGTGCTGAAAAAGCTGCGGCGGCGCGGGCTGGTGGTGGCCGTGTCGGGCGGCATCGACTCGGCCTGCGTGGCGGCGCTGGCGGTGCGCGCGCTGGGGCCGGACCGCGTCTTCGGCTTGCTGCTGCCGGAGCGGGACTCCAGCGGCCTCTCCTCCACGCTGGGCCGTGAGCTCTGCGAGAAGCTGGGCATCCAGTACACCCTGCAAGACATCGCGCCCATGCTGGAGGCGGCCGGCTGCTACCAGCAGCGGGACGACGCGGTGCGCTCGGTGTTCCCCGAGTTCCAGCCGGACATGAAGTGGAAGATTGTCATGCACGGCGATCGGCTGAACACGGACGCGCTGAACGTCTCCTACGTGGTGGTGCAGGTGAACGGTGAGGAGAAGCGCTTCCGGCTGACACCGCGGGCGTATGTGCAGATCGTCGCGGCCACCAACTTCAAACAGCGCGTGCGCAAGATGATGGAGTACTTCCACGCGGACCGGCTGAGCTTCGCGGCATCCGGCACGCCGAACCGGCTGGAGTACGATCAGGGCTTCTTCGTGAAGCTGGGGGACGGCTCGGCGGACGTGAAGCCCATTGCCAGCCTCTACAAGACGCAGACCTACAAGCTGGCCCGCCACCTGGGTGTCATCGACGGCATCCTCAACCGCGAGCCCACCACGGACACGTTCAGCCTGGAGCAGTCGCAGGAGGACTTCTACTTCTCCGTGCACTACGCGCAGTTGGATCTCCTCATGTGGGCGAAGAACCACGGCCTGTCGCCCGAGGAGGTCTCCGCCGAGATGGGCCTGACGCCCAAGCAGGTGCAGCGCGTGTTCGACGACATCGACCAGAAGCGCCGCACCACGGCCTACCTCCACTCGGCCCCGTTGCTGCTGGAACCGGTGCCGGAGCTGACGCCGTACAAGATTTCCTGA
- a CDS encoding acyl carrier protein, producing the protein MSVRDRIRNFIVETFFVDDFGDDDSFLRRGLIDSTGMMELVAFIETEFGIKLEDTELVPENLDSLSRVVAFVGRKQSSPRKES; encoded by the coding sequence GTGAGCGTTCGTGATCGCATCCGGAACTTCATCGTCGAGACCTTCTTCGTGGACGACTTCGGGGACGACGACTCGTTCCTGCGCAGGGGCCTCATCGACTCCACGGGCATGATGGAGTTGGTGGCGTTCATCGAGACGGAGTTCGGCATCAAGCTGGAGGACACGGAATTGGTGCCGGAGAACCTGGACTCGCTCTCGCGCGTGGTGGCCTTCGTGGGCCGCAAGCAGTCGAGCCCGCGGAAGGAGAGCTGA
- the asnB gene encoding asparagine synthase (glutamine-hydrolyzing) gives MCGIAGFTFPAGGGAGAARSMHAGRLRRMTASIKHRGPDAQRALLLDGVALGHARLSIVDLASGHQPMRDEATGLTVVFNGEIFNHVELREQLSGGYAFRTRSDTEVILAAYLQWGIDCVRRFEGQWAFALWDPRDRTLYLSRDRVGICPLYYAWLPDGHVAFASEAKALFAGGLVTPTLDARGLKQTFQLWSPVAPRTCFEGVSLLPPAHTARLKDGALDVSRYWDLDFGVTPEPVEDAPRLLEELGAVLEKAVRLRLRADVPVAAYLSGGLDSSLLCALAQRQLGGTLRTFSVGFAHARFDERQHQATVAEQLHTEHRVVEIRDGDIGALVPGVIFHAEQVMMRTAPAPFLRLSGWVRENGIKVVLTGEGSDEMFLGYDLFKETKVRQFWARQPGSKYRPLLLRELYPTLSVSQQNVELLREFFGMGLDTPDSLAFSHQVRWSNSGRILRFLAPEFAAKVAHEDPVASVLASVPAHVAGWRPLARAQYLEARTLLSGYLLSAQGDRMMLGNAVEGRFPFLDTAVMEFAARVPEQLRLRGLDEKHLLKRFSRGKVPASILERSKFPYRAPIAGALVGSEAPAWARELLAPDAVTATGVFDARKVERLVAKLRAPNAAESEADTMALFAVASTQLLAHHFLHPRPPPAADVEAVQLEAA, from the coding sequence ATGTGCGGCATCGCGGGTTTCACCTTCCCGGCGGGCGGGGGCGCCGGAGCCGCGCGGAGCATGCATGCCGGGCGGCTCCGCCGCATGACCGCCAGCATCAAGCACCGGGGGCCGGACGCGCAGCGGGCGCTCCTCCTGGATGGCGTGGCCTTGGGGCACGCGCGACTGTCCATCGTGGACCTGGCCAGCGGCCACCAACCCATGCGGGACGAGGCCACCGGCCTCACCGTCGTCTTCAACGGAGAGATCTTCAACCACGTGGAGTTGCGCGAGCAGCTCTCGGGCGGGTATGCGTTCCGAACCCGCTCGGACACGGAGGTCATCCTCGCGGCGTATCTCCAGTGGGGCATCGACTGCGTGCGCCGCTTCGAGGGGCAGTGGGCTTTCGCGCTGTGGGATCCGCGTGATCGCACGCTGTACCTGTCACGCGACCGCGTGGGCATCTGCCCGCTGTACTACGCGTGGCTCCCGGACGGGCACGTGGCCTTCGCGTCGGAGGCCAAGGCCCTCTTCGCGGGCGGCCTGGTGACGCCGACGCTGGATGCGCGAGGCCTCAAGCAGACATTCCAACTCTGGTCGCCGGTGGCGCCGCGCACCTGCTTCGAGGGCGTGTCGCTGCTGCCGCCCGCGCACACCGCGCGGCTGAAGGACGGGGCGCTGGACGTCTCCCGTTACTGGGACCTGGACTTCGGCGTGACGCCGGAGCCGGTGGAGGACGCGCCGCGCCTGCTGGAGGAGCTCGGCGCGGTGCTGGAGAAGGCCGTGCGGCTGCGGCTGCGCGCGGACGTACCGGTGGCGGCGTACCTGTCGGGCGGCCTGGACTCCAGCCTGCTGTGCGCGCTGGCGCAGCGGCAGCTGGGCGGCACGCTGCGGACCTTCTCCGTGGGCTTCGCGCACGCGCGCTTCGACGAGCGGCAGCACCAGGCCACGGTGGCGGAGCAGCTGCACACCGAGCACCGCGTGGTGGAGATTCGGGACGGCGACATCGGCGCGCTGGTGCCCGGGGTCATCTTCCACGCGGAGCAGGTGATGATGCGCACCGCGCCGGCTCCCTTCCTGCGGCTGAGCGGGTGGGTACGGGAGAACGGCATCAAGGTGGTCCTCACCGGTGAGGGGTCCGACGAGATGTTCCTCGGCTACGACCTCTTCAAGGAGACGAAGGTCCGCCAGTTCTGGGCACGCCAGCCGGGCTCGAAGTACCGGCCGCTGCTGCTGCGCGAGCTCTACCCCACCCTGTCGGTGAGCCAGCAGAACGTGGAACTGCTGCGCGAGTTCTTCGGCATGGGGCTGGACACGCCGGACAGCCTGGCTTTTTCGCACCAGGTGCGCTGGTCCAACAGTGGCCGCATCCTGCGCTTCCTCGCGCCGGAGTTCGCGGCGAAGGTGGCGCACGAGGATCCGGTGGCGTCGGTGCTGGCGTCGGTGCCAGCACATGTGGCCGGGTGGCGGCCACTGGCGCGGGCGCAGTACCTGGAGGCGCGCACGCTGCTGTCCGGCTACCTGCTGTCCGCGCAGGGCGACCGGATGATGCTGGGCAACGCGGTGGAGGGGCGCTTCCCGTTCCTGGACACGGCGGTGATGGAGTTCGCCGCGCGCGTGCCCGAGCAGCTCCGGCTGCGCGGACTGGATGAGAAGCATCTCCTCAAGCGCTTCTCGCGGGGCAAGGTGCCGGCTTCCATCCTGGAGCGGAGCAAGTTCCCCTACCGCGCCCCGATCGCCGGCGCGCTGGTGGGCTCCGAGGCCCCCGCGTGGGCTCGGGAGCTGCTGGCCCCGGACGCGGTGACGGCCACGGGCGTCTTCGACGCGCGCAAGGTGGAGCGGCTGGTGGCCAAGCTGCGCGCTCCCAACGCGGCCGAGAGCGAAGCGGACACCATGGCCTTGTTCGCCGTGGCCTCCACGCAGCTCCTGGCCCACCACTTCCTCCACCCGCGCCCGCCGCCGGCCGCGGACGTGGAGGCCGTGCAACTGGAGGCCGCATGA
- a CDS encoding helix-turn-helix domain-containing protein, with product MSTPPVAADAAPAFLTVEEAAEILRVNRKTLYEAIRLEQVPGVARIGKTLRIRRAALLEWTAGKGRDSALGSRK from the coding sequence ATGAGCACGCCCCCCGTTGCTGCGGACGCCGCGCCCGCGTTTCTCACGGTGGAGGAAGCCGCCGAAATACTGCGCGTGAACAGGAAAACCCTCTACGAAGCGATCCGGCTTGAGCAGGTTCCCGGCGTCGCTCGTATCGGAAAAACCCTCCGCATCCGCCGCGCTGCCCTGCTAGAGTGGACAGCCGGTAAGGGCCGTGATTCTGCGCTCGGGAGTCGGAAATGA
- a CDS encoding helix-turn-helix domain-containing protein: protein MEDDLLQKTIGEAARTARESLGLTQAQVAKKASISAQVYGRIERGGMMPSVPTLRRIAVALGMDPGELLGMSAREVPTTDKDLSPETRKVVGLLRTWPEAKIAVGSGLLRVLDAVPMGEK, encoded by the coding sequence ATGGAAGACGACCTGCTACAGAAAACAATTGGCGAGGCTGCCCGAACCGCGCGCGAGAGTCTCGGACTCACACAGGCCCAAGTAGCCAAAAAGGCAAGCATAAGCGCGCAGGTCTACGGGCGCATTGAGCGCGGCGGAATGATGCCCTCGGTGCCGACGCTTCGGCGGATAGCGGTTGCGCTCGGCATGGACCCGGGCGAGCTGCTCGGTATGAGCGCGCGAGAGGTGCCAACCACGGACAAGGATCTGTCACCCGAGACCCGGAAGGTTGTTGGGCTCTTGCGGACGTGGCCAGAGGCAAAGATCGCGGTCGGCAGCGGGCTGCTGCGGGTCCTCGACGCCGTGCCGATGGGCGAGAAATAG
- a CDS encoding class I adenylate-forming enzyme family protein, with protein sequence MSEQTDSASAWVLAHAKAMPDAPAVDSPWTRLSYRQLAERMLSLAGHLRAAGVKRGERVLIALPLGCAAVVAGLAVQALGACAVELDRETSAASLDAILAQTGARHAFLFGQDTRRWTARTQLTHLWVVHSARPPERMRGLLAPAACTWVQEDGSVDPEARAEALESPPPTPPEAHASIVYTSGSTGTPRGVIQTFGNIAANTHSIVEYLGLTPRDRAMLILPLHYCYGKSVLQTHLRVGGSVFLDPRFMYPRVVLEAMATEACTGFAGVPLTFELLRRQATPESLAKLNLRYLTQAGGGMAPETVRWTREVFHPAELFVMYGQTEATARLSYLPPARAQQKAGSIGIAIPGVELRVVGEEGAPLPVGETGHLVARGANVTPGYLGAPEDTRSILRDGWLWTGDLAWRDADGFFFLEGRAKEILKIGGHRVSPAELEHTLARHPAVLEVAVVGVPDELGGEAAVAVVVIQPDTPLREESLRRFCRESLPAHKVPRHVMFTEALPRGPNGKVLKAELRMHVMSPVSSLESRPSR encoded by the coding sequence ATGAGTGAGCAGACTGACTCCGCGTCCGCCTGGGTTCTGGCTCACGCGAAGGCCATGCCGGACGCCCCGGCGGTGGACTCGCCCTGGACGCGGCTCTCCTACCGGCAGCTCGCCGAGCGCATGCTGTCACTGGCGGGGCACCTGCGCGCGGCGGGCGTGAAGCGTGGCGAGCGCGTTCTCATCGCCCTGCCCCTGGGCTGCGCGGCGGTGGTGGCGGGCCTGGCCGTGCAGGCGCTGGGTGCGTGCGCGGTGGAGCTGGACCGGGAGACGAGCGCCGCATCGCTGGATGCCATCCTCGCGCAGACGGGCGCGCGGCACGCCTTCCTCTTCGGTCAGGATACGCGGCGCTGGACGGCGCGGACGCAGCTCACGCACCTGTGGGTGGTGCACTCCGCGCGTCCGCCAGAGCGCATGCGGGGGCTGCTGGCGCCCGCGGCATGCACGTGGGTCCAGGAGGACGGCTCGGTGGACCCGGAGGCACGCGCGGAGGCACTGGAATCGCCGCCGCCCACGCCCCCGGAGGCACACGCGTCCATCGTCTACACCTCCGGCAGCACGGGCACGCCTCGCGGCGTCATCCAGACGTTCGGCAACATCGCCGCGAACACGCACTCCATCGTGGAGTACCTGGGGCTCACCCCGCGCGACCGCGCCATGCTCATCCTCCCGCTGCACTACTGCTACGGGAAGAGCGTGCTGCAGACGCACCTGCGGGTGGGCGGCTCGGTGTTCCTGGACCCGCGCTTCATGTACCCGCGCGTGGTGCTGGAGGCGATGGCCACGGAGGCGTGCACGGGCTTCGCGGGCGTGCCGCTCACCTTCGAGCTGTTGCGGCGTCAGGCCACCCCGGAGTCGCTGGCGAAGCTGAACCTGCGCTACCTCACACAGGCTGGCGGTGGCATGGCGCCGGAAACAGTGCGCTGGACACGCGAGGTCTTCCACCCGGCCGAGCTGTTCGTCATGTATGGCCAGACGGAGGCCACCGCGAGACTGAGCTACCTGCCCCCCGCGCGCGCCCAGCAGAAGGCGGGCTCCATCGGCATCGCGATTCCGGGCGTGGAGCTGCGCGTGGTGGGCGAGGAGGGGGCGCCGCTGCCCGTGGGCGAGACGGGTCACCTGGTGGCTCGCGGCGCCAACGTGACGCCGGGTTACCTGGGCGCTCCCGAGGACACGCGGTCCATCCTGCGCGACGGCTGGCTGTGGACGGGCGACCTGGCGTGGCGCGACGCGGACGGCTTCTTCTTCCTGGAGGGGCGTGCGAAGGAAATCCTGAAGATCGGCGGCCACCGGGTCAGTCCCGCCGAGCTGGAGCACACCCTCGCCCGGCACCCGGCGGTCCTGGAGGTGGCGGTGGTGGGCGTGCCGGACGAGCTGGGTGGCGAGGCGGCCGTCGCGGTGGTGGTGATCCAGCCGGACACGCCGCTTCGCGAGGAGAGCCTGCGGCGCTTCTGCCGCGAGTCGCTTCCCGCCCACAAGGTCCCTCGCCACGTGATGTTCACGGAGGCGCTCCCGCGCGGGCCCAACGGCAAGGTCCTCAAGGCAGAGCTGCGCATGCACGTCATGTCTCCTGTTTCTTCCCTTGAATCGAGGCCATCGAGATGA
- a CDS encoding acyltransferase, translated as MTLSLPLTQELDTLISRLKLRRCRMVGASPTVLGRVWIHGEGEVCVGTRVVLDGRIAPIELHAQRGGRIVLEDEVTIEGGTSIEAQECITVGARSRLGSWCKVMDNHYHPLRGNRHERPSSMPLTIEEAVKVGSRAILLPGTHLQKGASVAPGTVVSRRIPADTAVGGWPARMIRREVVG; from the coding sequence ATGACCCTGTCCCTTCCACTGACGCAAGAGTTGGACACACTCATCTCGCGCCTGAAGCTGCGCCGCTGCCGCATGGTGGGCGCCTCGCCCACGGTGTTGGGCAGGGTGTGGATCCACGGCGAGGGCGAGGTGTGCGTGGGCACCCGCGTGGTGCTCGACGGCCGCATCGCCCCCATCGAGTTGCACGCCCAGCGCGGGGGCCGCATCGTCCTGGAGGACGAGGTGACCATCGAAGGAGGCACCTCCATCGAGGCGCAGGAATGCATCACCGTGGGCGCCCGGAGCCGCCTGGGCTCCTGGTGCAAGGTGATGGACAACCACTACCACCCGCTGCGTGGCAACCGTCACGAGCGCCCGTCGTCCATGCCCCTGACCATCGAGGAAGCCGTGAAGGTAGGCAGCCGCGCCATCCTGCTGCCGGGCACCCACCTGCAAAAAGGGGCCAGCGTGGCGCCGGGTACCGTCGTCTCGCGACGCATTCCCGCCGACACAGCGGTCGGGGGATGGCCCGCGCGGATGATCCGCCGGGAGGTGGTTGGATGA
- a CDS encoding acyltransferase, which yields MIAQPLLTRSASVLAQFSEMRAQLQPLPMYAVGMVRAQWIFRSCHMGWGVRAYGHVQVNNQGWMELGQKLTFKGGMLPTTLTCHPDARLTVGSRSHFNYGVSLEVWDSVRIGERCMFASFVRISDRDDQRTAPIIIEDDVWIAHGAIIMPGVRIGARSVVAAGSIVTQDVPPDSLAMGNPARNMSLDLVSRAPGAPDSHTPPPRVPHSSISNRIES from the coding sequence ATGATCGCCCAGCCCCTGCTCACCCGGTCCGCGTCCGTGCTGGCGCAGTTCTCGGAGATGCGCGCCCAGCTCCAGCCCCTCCCCATGTACGCGGTTGGCATGGTGCGCGCGCAATGGATCTTCCGCTCCTGCCACATGGGATGGGGCGTGCGCGCTTACGGCCACGTGCAGGTGAACAACCAGGGATGGATGGAGTTGGGCCAGAAGCTCACCTTCAAGGGTGGCATGCTGCCCACCACCCTCACCTGCCATCCCGACGCCCGGCTCACCGTGGGCTCCCGCTCCCACTTCAACTACGGCGTGTCCCTGGAGGTCTGGGACTCCGTGCGCATTGGCGAACGGTGCATGTTCGCCTCGTTCGTGCGCATCAGCGACCGGGATGACCAGCGCACCGCGCCCATCATCATCGAGGACGATGTCTGGATTGCCCATGGCGCCATCATCATGCCGGGCGTGCGCATCGGTGCACGCTCGGTGGTCGCCGCGGGCAGCATCGTCACCCAGGATGTGCCGCCCGACTCGCTGGCCATGGGAAACCCGGCGCGCAACATGAGCCTGGATCTGGTGTCGCGCGCACCAGGCGCTCCTGACTCACACACGCCTCCGCCCCGGGTTCCGCACTCCTCGATTTCAAACAGGATTGAATCGTGA
- a CDS encoding tyrosine-type recombinase/integrase: protein MSVRLRKWQNNAGKVEEAWQVDFMFHHPDGRRQRVVKFSPVQTRRGAEQYERELRASLLNGTFGKESNTGERPMTLAEFAPRFLTYSENNNKHSSVVSKSQILEAHILPFFGEMALTAIGPAEIEDFKAAMRKKKSAARARKEAPTRAAIRKRSGEEPKPLSLKTINNVLTVLSKLLAVAEEQRVIEQAPRVRLFAKLPKPPFDFLTFEEAERLSNAAEPEWRALLLVALKAGLRQGELIGLQWGDVDFQRGKLHVRRTIWRGVSGLPKGGRERTVELPGSAVDALKGHRHLRGPYVFCQEDGRPLTDGLLKLPLRRALQRAGITREQGRIGWHDLRHTYGSHLAMRGIPLTVIKELMGHATIDMTERYAHLSPDTRREAVGVLDRPSAPACDIRATRMEGAANHP from the coding sequence ATGAGCGTCAGATTGCGGAAGTGGCAGAACAATGCAGGGAAGGTCGAGGAGGCTTGGCAAGTGGACTTCATGTTCCACCACCCGGACGGACGGCGACAGCGAGTCGTGAAGTTCTCGCCTGTGCAGACGCGCCGGGGTGCCGAGCAGTACGAGCGCGAACTGCGTGCCTCCCTCCTCAATGGAACCTTCGGAAAGGAGAGCAACACCGGGGAGCGCCCTATGACGTTGGCGGAGTTTGCCCCGCGCTTCCTCACCTACAGCGAGAACAACAACAAACACTCCAGCGTCGTCAGCAAGAGCCAAATCCTAGAGGCTCACATCCTGCCGTTTTTCGGTGAAATGGCGCTGACTGCCATTGGTCCGGCGGAGATCGAGGATTTCAAAGCTGCCATGCGCAAGAAGAAGTCGGCAGCGCGCGCCCGGAAGGAGGCCCCCACGCGGGCAGCCATCCGCAAGCGCAGCGGTGAGGAACCGAAGCCGCTGAGCCTCAAAACCATCAACAACGTGTTGACGGTGCTGAGCAAGCTGCTGGCGGTCGCGGAAGAGCAGCGGGTCATCGAGCAGGCCCCGCGCGTGAGGCTCTTCGCGAAGCTGCCGAAGCCGCCCTTTGATTTCCTCACCTTCGAGGAAGCCGAGCGCCTGAGCAACGCCGCCGAGCCGGAATGGCGAGCACTGCTCCTGGTGGCGCTCAAGGCGGGGCTGCGGCAAGGGGAGCTGATCGGGCTCCAGTGGGGAGACGTGGACTTCCAGCGAGGCAAGCTGCACGTCCGCCGTACCATCTGGCGCGGTGTTTCGGGCTTGCCCAAGGGCGGACGCGAGCGGACGGTGGAACTGCCCGGCTCGGCAGTGGACGCACTCAAGGGACACCGGCACCTGCGCGGCCCTTACGTGTTCTGTCAGGAGGACGGTCGGCCGCTTACTGATGGGCTGCTCAAGCTGCCGCTGCGCCGGGCCCTCCAGCGGGCGGGCATCACGCGCGAGCAGGGCCGCATCGGCTGGCACGACCTGCGGCACACCTACGGCAGCCACCTCGCCATGAGGGGGATACCGCTGACGGTCATCAAGGAGCTGATGGGGCACGCGACCATCGACATGACGGAGCGCTACGCCCACCTGAGCCCGGACACGCGCAGAGAGGCGGTCGGGGTTCTCGACCGGCCCTCTGCGCCCGCGTGCGACATACGTGCAACACGGATGGAAGGAGCTGCTAACCACCCGTAA
- a CDS encoding helix-turn-helix domain-containing protein, with amino-acid sequence MKGKQGTKSAAKNGRARTDLSIQIGKAARKARLRKGLTQADVAERVKLTNEVYGRLERGDMTPSTPTLAKLSAVLGIRADVLLGLSGPDTTQAQSVPSDELPPEVRRLLRTVRTLDDVQLNVFKGTASGFLKLKRRRRQQQRRRDKASGADT; translated from the coding sequence ATGAAAGGGAAGCAAGGCACAAAATCGGCCGCCAAGAACGGGCGAGCCCGAACCGATCTCAGTATCCAGATCGGCAAGGCTGCACGCAAAGCCCGATTGCGAAAGGGACTGACACAGGCGGATGTAGCCGAGCGGGTCAAGCTCACCAACGAGGTGTATGGAAGGCTAGAGCGCGGCGATATGACCCCGAGCACGCCAACTCTTGCCAAGCTCAGCGCGGTGCTAGGAATTAGAGCGGACGTTCTGCTGGGGCTTTCCGGGCCGGACACCACCCAAGCCCAATCCGTGCCTAGCGACGAACTGCCGCCGGAAGTTCGGCGGTTGCTCCGGACGGTGCGAACGTTGGACGACGTGCAGCTCAACGTTTTCAAGGGAACGGCGTCAGGGTTTCTCAAGCTCAAGAGGAGACGACGGCAGCAGCAGCGCAGGCGTGATAAAGCGAGTGGCGCTGACACCTGA
- a CDS encoding serine/threonine protein kinase: MTDNSGPRLVFSFEGFRYEVFRTQVDHRDYDKLLLAWRQPLGGGPRSQVILKPLQIGASDHEKRERAWEEVQLATYLEHHGIAKAYGFTFCDDVSYVVMEHMRGCYLLTAMDFALLVGRRLSPAFAAYVAAEVADALDYAHRRTAGERDPLHIVHRAVGPMRIRLGFDGRVKLMNFGAAYSELRERLKTPPGLLRGDPAYCAPEVLRAVMKSNGNRSAPVIAGAVDGRADVFSLGLVLLEMLLAEYPLDPSEAPVQSAPQGFASGVRAERTAQLSLDVLAYRLLRFDPAAAELQLEFAPAPLRSIIRRALQPEPSERFTAGQIRDELHAYLLTLDPLVSGAEIAAELKAIMEAAARVKRLTANPIERTALTPDEEGDSRE; encoded by the coding sequence ATGACCGACAACTCCGGCCCGCGCCTTGTCTTCAGTTTCGAGGGCTTCCGTTACGAGGTTTTCCGCACCCAGGTTGATCACCGGGATTACGACAAGCTTCTTCTCGCTTGGAGGCAGCCCCTTGGCGGGGGCCCTCGCTCGCAAGTCATTCTCAAGCCCTTGCAGATCGGGGCCTCGGACCACGAGAAGCGCGAGCGCGCTTGGGAAGAGGTGCAACTTGCGACGTATTTGGAGCACCACGGCATCGCCAAGGCTTACGGCTTCACTTTCTGTGACGATGTTTCTTATGTCGTCATGGAGCACATGCGCGGCTGTTACCTGCTGACGGCGATGGATTTTGCCTTGCTGGTGGGGCGCAGGTTGTCCCCGGCCTTTGCTGCCTATGTGGCGGCGGAAGTAGCCGACGCGCTTGACTATGCGCACCGGCGCACGGCTGGCGAGCGCGACCCGCTGCACATTGTCCATCGCGCCGTGGGTCCCATGCGGATCCGTCTCGGGTTTGATGGCCGCGTCAAGCTCATGAATTTTGGCGCCGCGTACTCGGAGCTGCGCGAACGCCTGAAGACGCCGCCCGGCCTGCTGCGGGGCGATCCTGCCTACTGCGCACCCGAGGTTCTGCGCGCTGTGATGAAGTCCAACGGGAACCGTTCCGCACCAGTCATCGCAGGAGCGGTTGACGGCAGAGCGGACGTTTTCTCTCTCGGCCTCGTTCTGCTGGAAATGCTGCTCGCTGAATACCCGCTCGACCCGAGCGAGGCCCCCGTGCAAAGCGCTCCCCAGGGGTTCGCATCCGGTGTGCGCGCTGAGCGGACGGCACAATTGAGCCTGGATGTGTTGGCTTACCGTCTGCTGCGCTTCGACCCTGCGGCAGCGGAACTTCAACTTGAGTTCGCGCCCGCGCCTTTGCGGTCCATTATCAGGCGTGCGCTTCAGCCAGAGCCCTCCGAGCGCTTCACGGCCGGGCAAATTCGTGACGAGCTGCATGCCTACCTCTTGACCCTGGACCCGCTGGTCAGCGGTGCGGAGATCGCGGCGGAGCTGAAGGCAATCATGGAGGCTGCCGCGAGGGTCAAGCGGTTGACGGCAAACCCCATCGAGCGAACGGCTCTGACGCCGGACGAGGAAGGAGACTCGCGCGAATGA